The following are encoded together in the Pygocentrus nattereri isolate fPygNat1 chromosome 15, fPygNat1.pri, whole genome shotgun sequence genome:
- the scamp4 gene encoding secretory carrier-associated membrane protein 4 isoform X2 yields the protein MTERANNFPPLPAFFRIKPCFYQNIDEEIPQPHCQLVRRVYNLWILYSITLCVNVVSCIAWWAGGGGAVNFGLALLWLLLFSPCSYTCWFRPLYKAFRADSSFNFMAFFFIFFLQCVLAFIQTLGIAGWGACGWIATVLFFSTNVGSAVVMLFSAVLFTIVTVLMGLVLIRVHRLYRGGGGSFQRAQEEWSTGVWKSAPVRDAGFNAIAESGPSLPQYPAAVPSYPESGPW from the exons ATGACAG AACGAGCTAACAACTTCCCACCTCTGCCTGCGTTTTTCCGCATTAAGCCATGTTTCTACCAAAACATTGACGAGGAaatccctcagcctcattgCCAGCTTGTTCGCAGAGTTTACAACCTTTGGATCT TGTACTCTATTACGCTATGCGTGAACGTGGTGTCTTGCATAGCCTGGTGGGCTGGCGGTGGTGGTGCAGTTAACTTTGGCCTTGCTCTCCTGTGGCTCCTGCTGTtcagtccctgtagttacacTTGCTGGTTCAGGCCCCTTTACAAGGCATTCAG GGCTGACAGCTCTTTCAACTTCATGGcattcttcttcattttcttccttCAGTGTGTTCTGGCTTTTATTCAGACCTTAGGGATAGCTGGTTGGGGTGCATG TGGTTGGATAGCAACAGTGCTGTTTTTCAGCACTAACGTGGGATCAGCTGTGGTTATGCTCTTCTCAGCTGTGCTGTTCACTATAGTCACAGTGCTTATGGGACTGGTTCTTATCAGG GTTCACCGGCTTTACCGTGGTGGGGGGGGAAGCTTTCAGCGTGCCCAGGAGGAATGGAGCACTGGGGTGTGGAAGAGTGCCCCTGTCAGAGACGCTGGCTTTAATGCCATTGCTGAGAGTGGCCCAAGTCTTCCCCAGTACCCTGCTGCTGTACCCAGTTATCCAGAAAGTGGACCGTGGTGA
- the scamp4 gene encoding secretory carrier-associated membrane protein 4 isoform X1, producing MRHEDLTMTERANNFPPLPAFFRIKPCFYQNIDEEIPQPHCQLVRRVYNLWILYSITLCVNVVSCIAWWAGGGGAVNFGLALLWLLLFSPCSYTCWFRPLYKAFRADSSFNFMAFFFIFFLQCVLAFIQTLGIAGWGACGWIATVLFFSTNVGSAVVMLFSAVLFTIVTVLMGLVLIRVHRLYRGGGGSFQRAQEEWSTGVWKSAPVRDAGFNAIAESGPSLPQYPAAVPSYPESGPW from the exons ATGAGACACGA AGATCTCACAATGACAG AACGAGCTAACAACTTCCCACCTCTGCCTGCGTTTTTCCGCATTAAGCCATGTTTCTACCAAAACATTGACGAGGAaatccctcagcctcattgCCAGCTTGTTCGCAGAGTTTACAACCTTTGGATCT TGTACTCTATTACGCTATGCGTGAACGTGGTGTCTTGCATAGCCTGGTGGGCTGGCGGTGGTGGTGCAGTTAACTTTGGCCTTGCTCTCCTGTGGCTCCTGCTGTtcagtccctgtagttacacTTGCTGGTTCAGGCCCCTTTACAAGGCATTCAG GGCTGACAGCTCTTTCAACTTCATGGcattcttcttcattttcttccttCAGTGTGTTCTGGCTTTTATTCAGACCTTAGGGATAGCTGGTTGGGGTGCATG TGGTTGGATAGCAACAGTGCTGTTTTTCAGCACTAACGTGGGATCAGCTGTGGTTATGCTCTTCTCAGCTGTGCTGTTCACTATAGTCACAGTGCTTATGGGACTGGTTCTTATCAGG GTTCACCGGCTTTACCGTGGTGGGGGGGGAAGCTTTCAGCGTGCCCAGGAGGAATGGAGCACTGGGGTGTGGAAGAGTGCCCCTGTCAGAGACGCTGGCTTTAATGCCATTGCTGAGAGTGGCCCAAGTCTTCCCCAGTACCCTGCTGCTGTACCCAGTTATCCAGAAAGTGGACCGTGGTGA
- the pias4a gene encoding E3 SUMO-protein ligase PIAS4-A, with product MAAELVEAMNMVKSFRVSDLQTLLASMGRSKSGLKQDLVGRALRLVQTEYSPELLKNVRQLYETRFPKASGWLAARRPEGVPAVSYATLNTSPRGTTQGTDYLNGMPKLAAPPAAEVKLVPLPFYHNLETLLPPTELIAQNSEKLQDSQCVFELTQNQVDQIRNSSELRPGVKSVQVVLRICYTDSIGVQEDQYPPNIAVKVNQSYCHVPGYYPSNKPGVEPRRPCRPINITPWLHLSTATNRVTITWGNFGKRYSVAVYLVRVFTSAELFNQLKHCSVESAERCRERIQDKLRFDPESEIATTGLRVSLICPLVKMRLGVPCRALTCAHLQCFDAVFFLQMNEKKPTWTCPVCDKPAPFELLTIDGLLSEILKETEDVEEIEYLTDGSWRPIRDDKEKERERENNHTPDYPVVDICVPEANGHSPAHSSTSQSGKSAPGIQAAATGGAGATASSGAVVDLTLDDSSDEEGGGGAGDSEDTEDSQDSPAPKRGRYDYDKDLVTAY from the exons ATGGCGGCCGAACTAGTAGAAGCGATG AACATGGTGAAGAGTTTCCGGGTGTCTGACCTGCAGACACTGCTGGCCTCGATGGGACGCAGTAAAAGTGGGCTAAAGCAGGACTTGGTGGGGAGAGCCTTGAGACTGGTACAGACGGAATACAGCCCAGAGCTGCTGAAGAACGTCCGGCAGCTCTATGAGACGCGTTTTCCCAAGGCGTCTGGATGGCTAGCTGCCCGTCGTCCAGAGGGGGTACCAGCGGTGTCCTATGCTACCCTCAACACCTCCCCCCGAGGCACTACCCAGGGCACAGACTACCTCAACGGCATGCCCAAACTGGCTGCCCCACCAGCAGCCGAAGTTAAACTAGTGCCCTTGCCCTTCTACCATAACTTAGAAACATTGTTGCCACCTACAGAGCTAA TTGCCCAGAACAGTGAGAAACTACAGGATAGTCAGTGCGTTTTTGAATTAACACAGAACCAAGTGGACCAGATACGAAACTCCAG TGAGCTTCGCCCAGGAGTGAAATCAGTCCAGGTGGTTCTTAG aatCTGTTACACAGACTCCATTGGTGTTCAGGAGGACCAGTACCCTCCTAATATTGCTGTCAAAGTGAATCAGTCCTACTGTCATGTTCCA GGTTACTACCCTTCAAATAAACCAGGTGTAGAGCCTCGCCGGCCCTGTCGTCCTATAAACATCACCCCCTGGCTCCATCTCTCCACAGCTACTAACCGAGTCACCATCACATGGGGCAACTTTGGAAAG CGCTACTCTGTGGCTGTGTATCTGGTGAGGGTCTTCACGTCTGCAGAACTTTTCAACCAGCTCAAGCACTGCTCAGTGGAGAGCGCAGAGCGATGTCGCGAGCGCA ttCAGGATAAGCTGCGTTTTGATCCAGAGAGTGAGATTGCCACTACAGGACTGCGAGTGTCCCTCATCTGCCCA CTGGTGAAAATGCGTCTAGGAGTGCCATGTCGGGCCCTTACTTGCGCCCACCTGCAGTGTTTTGATGCTgtcttttttctgcaaatgaatGAGAAGAAGCCCACATGGACCTGTCCTGTGTGTGACAAACCTGCTCCCTTTGAATTGCTCACTATTGATGG ATTACTCTCTGAGATTCTGAAGGAGACGGAAGATGTAGAGGAGATTGAGTACTTAACTGATGGCTCATGGAGACCTATCCGGgatgacaaagaaaaagagagggagcggGAAAACAACCACACTCCAGACTATCCAGTTGTGGATATAT GTGTTCCTGAGGCTAACGGCCATTCCCCAGCGCACAGCAGCACGAGCCAGTCGGGGAAGTCTGCACCAGGCATCCAAGCAGCTGCTACAGGTGGGGCCGGTGCCACCGCGAGCAGCGGGGCAGTGGTGGACCTTACTCTGGATGACTCGTCAGAcgaggaggggggagggggggctgGGGACAGCGAGGACACGGAGGACAGCCAGGATAGCCCAGCACCTAAGAGGGGCCGATACGATTACGACAAAGACTTGGTCACCGCATACTGA
- the map2k2a gene encoding dual specificity mitogen-activated protein kinase kinase 2a — translation MAPKRRPLPLNITPTGDGQPTTNIDAASEANLEALQKKLGELDLDEQQRKRLEAFLTQKAQVGELKDDDFDPICELGAGNGGVVHKVRHKPSRLVMARKLIHLEIKPAIRNQIIRELQVLHECNSPYIVGFYGAFYSDGEISICMEHMDGGSLDQVLKEARRIPEEILGKVSIAVLRGLAYLREKHQIMHRDVKPSNILVNSRGEIKLCDFGVSGQLIDSMANSFVGTRSYMSPERLQGTHYSVQSDVWSMGLSLVELAIGRYPIPPPDAKELEAVFGRPVLDGAGPEGHSTSPRPRPPGRPISGHGMDSRPAMAIFELLDYIVNEPPPKLPHGVFTSDFQDFVTKCLIKNPADRADLKMLMGHTFIKRAEVEEVDFAGWLCRTMGLNQPSTPTRSSE, via the exons ATGGCACCGAAGAGAAGACCCCTGCCACTGAACATAACTCCTACCGGAGATGGACAGCCGACAACCAACATTGATGCTGCTTCGGA AGCTAACCTGGAGGCCTTGCAGAAGAAGCTGGGGGAGTTGGACTTGGACGAGCAGCAGAGAAAGCGTCTTGAAGCTTTCCTCACCCAGAAGGCGCAGGTCGGTGAGCTCAAAGATGACGACTTTGACCCCATCTGCGAACTGGGCGCAGGCAACGGAGGAGTGGTCCACAAAGTCCGCCACAAACCCTCAAGACTGGTCATGGCAAGAAAG CTCATACATTTGGAAATTAAACCAGCCATCAGGAACCAGATTATACGGGAGCTGCAGGTGCTGCACGAGTGCAACTCACCCTACATTGTGGGCTTCTATGGGGCTTTCTACAGCGATGGAGAGATCAGTATCTGCATGGAGCACATG GATGGAGGCTCCTTGGATCAGGTGTTAAAAGAAGCTAGAAGAATACCAGAGGAAATACTGGGAAAAGTTAGTATTGCG GTACTTCGAGGTCTTGCCTATCTACGGGAGAAGCACCAAATCATGCACAGAG ACGTCAAGCCCTCCAACATCCTGGTGAACTCGCGTGGTGAGATCAAGCTGTGCGACTTTGGCGTGAGCGGCCAACTCATCGACTCCATGGCCAACTCCTTTGTGGGAACACGCTCGTACATGTCG CCGGAGAGACTCCAGGGCACTCACTATTCAGTGCAGTCAGACGTATGGAGCATGGGACTGTCGCTGGTAGAACTGGCCATTGGCCGCTACCCCATCCCTCCACCCGACGCCAAAGAATTGGAGGCCGTATTCGGCCGACCCGTGCTGGACGGAGCCGGGCCAGAGGGCCACAGCACATCCCCGAGGCCAAGACCCCCAGGACGACCCATCAGCG GACATGGAATGGACAGCAGGCCGGCCATGGCTATATTTGAGCTACTGGACTACATTGTCAATGAG CCCCCACCTAAGCTGCCACATGGTGTTTTCACCTCAGATTTCCAGGACTTTGTGACAAAATG TCTCATCAAGAACCCTGCTGACAGAGCTGACCTGAAGATGTTGATG gGACACACATTTATCAAGCGTGcggaggtggaggaggtggaCTTTGCCGGCTGGTTGTGCAGAACCATGGGCCTGAACCAGCCCAGCACTCCCACTCGCAGCTCCGAGTGA